The DNA region TCGTAGAAGTAGGCGACTCTGACCCCCCTAGCCGTGGCGTTCAGCACGGCCCTAACGGCGTCTTTGCTGAAAGGAGCTGTGGGGTTCACCACCACGAGGGCGGTGGCGTTTGAGAGGAGCGTGGTGAGCTGGTACTCGCTAGAGGCGGTTACTAAGACGTACCCCCTCTGCGCCAGCTCTGCCCTGAGGACCTCTATAAAGCTCCTAGGCACCATGTTGTTGTGGGCCAGGTCTAGCAGGACGTAGGGCTTCTCGGGCCTGGCAGGGGTAGCCGCCGTGGCGTTGGAGGCCCCGTTTGTAGTCACCCGCCACTGCACCGCTGTGGGGAGGATGTAGAAGATGGGGACCGGTGTGGAGTTCATCAGCCTCTCCAGGTCAACCCTAAACGCGGCGGCTGGAGAAGCCGAGGCGTTGCCGAGCTCGCGAAGGAACTTTACCTCGTATTCCTTAAGCCCAAGCCTCTGGGCCATATCCCTCACGGCGTCGAAGACGCCGCCCACTGCGTCTACAAGGCCCAGCCGTAGCGCATCCTCGGCCGTGAAGATAGCTGCAGTCTCGAACACCTGGGGATCTGCCTTTATCCTCCCAGCCCTGCCCCTGAGCACGGCCTGCACGAAGTTCATCCTCACTCTCTCTATGTCGTTGTAGTAGTCGGTGAGCTCCTTGCCGTAGTACTTCAGCGGGCCTGTGGTGTAGACGTAGTCGGGGATGTCGTAGAAATACTCGTCGGGCCACATCACGGCCACCACGCCGATGCTCCCCACCCAGCTCGACGGCGTTGCGTATATCTTTTCGGCGGCCATCGCGACGTAGTAGGCGCCGGACGCGGCGAGGCCGTTGACCACGGCGTACTTGGTTTTGTTCAGCCCGGCCAGCGCCGAATAGAGCGCCTCAGTTGCCGACACCGTCCCGCCAGGCGAGTTTATCACCAGCACCACCCCAGCCACGTCCTTGCGCTGAGCAAGGCTAACAAGGTCGCGTATAACCCCGTCAACTGGGGACGAGTCTAGCACGAAGTCGATAGGCACCAGGACTATCTTAGGCTTCGGAGGAGCCGCGGGGGTCTGTCCCTTCTCGCAGTGTGTATATGCAACAAAAAGCGCGGCGGCGCTGACGGCCAAGGCTAGAGCCAGGCCAGCCACAACCCACCTATCGACCATGTTGCACACACTGCCCCCCTATATAATTTTTAATACTGTAGCCATTCTCATTTGTGGATATAAGCGGGCTAGTGGAGAAAGTAGCTGAGTCAGTGGTCGCGGTGGTTACAAGACCCTACGAGGCCTTCCCAGGCGACTTCGGCTTCGGCACCGCCTTTGCAATAGACACAAGGTTCTTCGCCACGGCATACCACGTGGTGGTCTCAGCGGAGGAGATGGCGCTGGTAACTCCCGAGGGAGAAAAGGCAGAGGGGCGTGTCGTCGTGGCTGACCCCGCTGAGGACGTGGCGTTGATATATTCAGAACTCCGCGCCCCGCCGCTCCGCATGGGTAGCGCCCTGAGGCTCAAGGTAGGGCAAGGCGTCGTGGCCATAGGCTACCCCCTAGCCTTGCTGGATAAGCCCACCGCCACCTTCGGCATAGTAAGCGCGGTGGGCAGAACGCTGAGGGCGGGGGACCGGGTTTTTGAGTACCTCATACAGACAGACGCCGCTATCAACCCCGGCAACTCCGGCGGCCCCCTCGTGAATATGGAAGGCGAGGCTGTGGGGGTAAACTCCGCCATAATAGCCGGCGCCCAGAACTTAGGCTTCGCAGTCCCGATAGACATCGTTAGGATAGCATATGAAATGTACAGAAAATACGGCAAGTATGTGCGGCCAGCGCTGGGCATCTACCTGGCAACATTGAACAAAGCTGCGGCATCTCTCTACGGCATTCCCGTAGAGAAGGGCCTTTTAGTAGTCGACGTAGTGCCGGGGTCGCCCGCCGAGGAGATCGGCATTGAGAGAGGAGACGTGATAATTAGGGTGGACGGGAGGGAAGTGCACAACGTCTTCGAGCTAAGGCTCCACGTGGCGGAGGCCGTGATAAACAGGAGGAGGCCGTCGTTTGAGGTCTGGCGCCGGGGCAGGAGAGTAGAGCTCTAGCGTCTCAAATAGCTGTCTTGTCCAGAGGCCCAGTCAGACCGAGGAGGACTAAAGGCGTCTACCACAACGACGTCGGTCAGGGCCTTTGCCTCGTGCTCGACGCCGGGGGGTATAACTACCACGTCGCCGGCGGCGGCGGTGAACTTCCGCCCCTCTACCTCAAACTCGAGAAGGCCTTGCAACACCACGGAGATCTGCTCCTGGGGGTGGCTGTGCCGTGGCACTACGCACCCCTCCCTAATTCTGAACTGGGCCACCGTGACCCTCTCCCCAGATACATAGCGCCGCTCTAGGCAGTCACTTAGCTTCTCCCACTGCCAGCTCATAGCCTACTCAGCTTCGCCCTCTCCTCGTACGGCAAGGCGGAGAGGTCGACAGAGCCTAGTATCGCCTCGGCGGCCTCAACCGGGTCTCTGTAATAAAACCTTACGCCGGCAATGTCAACTGCACTAAGCAATCCGTTGGACACCATGCACTCCAGGGTCTCAACTGCTTTTTGTAGGGGTATCTCCAAGACGTAGGCCGCCTGCCCAGCTGTAAAGGCGCCGTAGGCCCTAGCCAGCTTCAGCACATTCCTCAAAAGCATGTAAAAAGGCTTATGCATCTATATATTTTTTGTGGTTTAGCAGTAAATATTAATTAAGATGCCAGTGGCGCCTGTCAATGGCGCAGGTGGATGTGGGCAAGCTTCTCGAAGATTTGCTTAGGATATACAGTCCTTCCCATAGCGAGGGGGAGCTGGCGAGGTACCTATACGCCTATCTTAGAGAGTTTGTAAGCGACGTCTGGATAGACGAGGCTGGCAACGTCTTGGCAGTGAGGGGGAGCGGCACGCCGGTGGTTTGGCTACACGCCCACATGGACACCGTGCCCGGACCGTTGCCAGTGAAGAGGGAGGGGTTGGTGCTATGGGGGCGCGGGGCTGTGGACGACAAGGGCCCCCTCGCGGCGTATGTCAAGGCCTTTCTCGAGGCCGAGCCCCGCGGCACCTTGGTGCTGGCGCTTGTAACGGCGGAGGAGGACGACAGCGCGGGGACAGAGGCGTTGCTCCGTGGAGGGCCGCCTAGGCCTACACATATATATGTCGGCGAGCCGACCAACCTCCACATCGCCTACGCCTACCGGGGCGGGGGCAAGGTCGTGCTGGAAGTCGCGTCCCGTGGGGGCCACGCCAGCTCGCCCATATACGGCAACGTGGTGGAGGAGCTCTTCGCCTTGTATCAAGAGGTTAAGAAGGCGCTGGGCCACGCCGAGAGGTACGACGCCTATACTGTGACGCCGACCATTGTGCAGTGCGGCGAGGCGCCCAACAAGGTGCCGACGAGATGCGCCATGGTGCTGGACGTCAGGATACCCCCCGGCGCCGACTGCGACGACTTGAAGAGGAAGTTGCCCCCCACGGCTCGCCTCCTCTCGTGTACAGACCCCGCCGAGGCGCCGCCGACGAACCCAGCCGCGAGGGCGCTTACGAGGGCGCTTCTCAAACTCGGCGTGGAGCCGAAGCTGAGCAGGAAGTGGGGAACCGCGGACTTCAACATGCTCATAGCGCTGTCGAAGAGCATAGCGGCTTTCGGCCCAGGAGACCCCCGGCTCGCCCACACAGAGGACGAGCACATAGACATCTCCCAAGTGGGGACAGCCGCAGAGGCTCTAAAACTAGCGATCGCAGAGCTGAGATAGTAGCCGGAGGCTACCGTAAGGTAAATAATGGGTATACTGCTTTTCTTAGTGGATATGTCGTGTAGTATTGGGGAACTATTTAGAGAGGGGGTAGTACTGGTGAAGGGCTACCCCGGCACGGGCAAGACGCTACTAGTGGCTAAGGCCGTGTCGCAGTACAACAACGTGGCGTGGTTCACTTTCTACGAGACTGAGGATAGGCTTAGGAAGTACCTTACGTCAGCGGGGGTGAGGTCGCCTGCCCACATTTTCGGCATTGTCAGCACGTCGCCAGACGAGGCTGTTAATTTCATAGTTGAAAAAGTGCTGGAAGTAAAGCCTGACGCCGTCGTTGTTGACGGGGTCAGCGCCTTGACAGCGGCAGGTGAGAGAGAACTTGTCCACGCGGTCTTCTACCACGGCATTTCTAGGGATGTGCCTGTGATTTTAATTAAAGAGGGGGTAGATGTGACGCCCAGCGAATACGTTGCGGACGTTATCCTAGAGCTCGAACATGTAATTGTGCCCGGTGGAATGTCTCTGCGCCGTCTTAAGATTCTGAAAACCCGCGGAGTGGCTACCCCGTTGGTGGAGGTGCCTTTTGTGATAGCCGACGAGGGGCCCGTGGTATTGCCGTACACGACAAAGTCAAGACAGCCGCCGTCAGAAAAACTTACAACTGGGGCGCCGGAGATAGACGAGGCCCTAGGCGGAGGGGTTTGGAGTGGGAGCCTCGTCGCTGTGGTTGGCCCGCACGACGGCCTCGCCAGCAAGCTCATGGTGCTAACTGCGGCGGCCTTGGCGA from Pyrobaculum arsenaticum DSM 13514 includes:
- a CDS encoding S49 family peptidase codes for the protein MVDRWVVAGLALALAVSAAALFVAYTHCEKGQTPAAPPKPKIVLVPIDFVLDSSPVDGVIRDLVSLAQRKDVAGVVLVINSPGGTVSATEALYSALAGLNKTKYAVVNGLAASGAYYVAMAAEKIYATPSSWVGSIGVVAVMWPDEYFYDIPDYVYTTGPLKYYGKELTDYYNDIERVRMNFVQAVLRGRAGRIKADPQVFETAAIFTAEDALRLGLVDAVGGVFDAVRDMAQRLGLKEYEVKFLRELGNASASPAAAFRVDLERLMNSTPVPIFYILPTAVQWRVTTNGASNATAATPARPEKPYVLLDLAHNNMVPRSFIEVLRAELAQRGYVLVTASSEYQLTTLLSNATALVVVNPTAPFSKDAVRAVLNATARGVRVAYFYDLRASAIITVSGVSYVAPYSSYTIFDPLPMYYNMSGLRAVYNFTAGGLNYTQNWQYVEARPRGDWPLLRGVERLLLFSPSAVSTNAPYRLEVRGYVFGYGWGNYTVAAQTGNFTFIGAVRSFTPYFITLADNWHFFKNIVDWLVEPRPIERKQGPISAVIYTS
- a CDS encoding S1C family serine protease; its protein translation is MDISGLVEKVAESVVAVVTRPYEAFPGDFGFGTAFAIDTRFFATAYHVVVSAEEMALVTPEGEKAEGRVVVADPAEDVALIYSELRAPPLRMGSALRLKVGQGVVAIGYPLALLDKPTATFGIVSAVGRTLRAGDRVFEYLIQTDAAINPGNSGGPLVNMEGEAVGVNSAIIAGAQNLGFAVPIDIVRIAYEMYRKYGKYVRPALGIYLATLNKAAASLYGIPVEKGLLVVDVVPGSPAEEIGIERGDVIIRVDGREVHNVFELRLHVAEAVINRRRPSFEVWRRGRRVEL
- a CDS encoding cupin domain-containing protein, producing MSWQWEKLSDCLERRYVSGERVTVAQFRIREGCVVPRHSHPQEQISVVLQGLLEFEVEGRKFTAAAGDVVVIPPGVEHEAKALTDVVVVDAFSPPRSDWASGQDSYLRR
- a CDS encoding Fis family transcriptional regulator, whose amino-acid sequence is MLLRNVLKLARAYGAFTAGQAAYVLEIPLQKAVETLECMVSNGLLSAVDIAGVRFYYRDPVEAAEAILGSVDLSALPYEERAKLSRL
- a CDS encoding M20/M25/M40 family metallo-hydrolase, with product MAQVDVGKLLEDLLRIYSPSHSEGELARYLYAYLREFVSDVWIDEAGNVLAVRGSGTPVVWLHAHMDTVPGPLPVKREGLVLWGRGAVDDKGPLAAYVKAFLEAEPRGTLVLALVTAEEDDSAGTEALLRGGPPRPTHIYVGEPTNLHIAYAYRGGGKVVLEVASRGGHASSPIYGNVVEELFALYQEVKKALGHAERYDAYTVTPTIVQCGEAPNKVPTRCAMVLDVRIPPGADCDDLKRKLPPTARLLSCTDPAEAPPTNPAARALTRALLKLGVEPKLSRKWGTADFNMLIALSKSIAAFGPGDPRLAHTEDEHIDISQVGTAAEALKLAIAELR
- a CDS encoding RAD55 family ATPase is translated as MSCSIGELFREGVVLVKGYPGTGKTLLVAKAVSQYNNVAWFTFYETEDRLRKYLTSAGVRSPAHIFGIVSTSPDEAVNFIVEKVLEVKPDAVVVDGVSALTAAGERELVHAVFYHGISRDVPVILIKEGVDVTPSEYVADVILELEHVIVPGGMSLRRLKILKTRGVATPLVEVPFVIADEGPVVLPYTTKSRQPPSEKLTTGAPEIDEALGGGVWSGSLVAVVGPHDGLASKLMVLTAAALAREGRRILYHHHKVFPTFVKFAENLGVKLQRPNLDWYYHPVVEHKVLTWWYKSAKIVESGGYDVHFADQYEQVAAVAGVELLAEAAMVYQSMLKSDTTTVLIFNSHDTWRRVATRLGSAVDYVFLFRHGQLVAYTPDNAAPVRFKFRIDMEKKRVVYERA